From a single Xiphophorus maculatus strain JP 163 A chromosome 5, X_maculatus-5.0-male, whole genome shotgun sequence genomic region:
- the LOC102234559 gene encoding brain-specific angiogenesis inhibitor 1-associated protein 2-like protein 2 isoform X3, producing the protein MSGVSSDQLHKSTLSVYSSLMEHFNPGLQKLVALGNSYVKAFQALAGCSEAYFSALAKMGDQALHTLSSHSLGDVLVQISETQRRLTAEMEGLFQWFQIEVLQAMEKNVKLDGEYMEGSRRVYEMEVRNQAEALEKQLRRGTFRDSLENSEYMVYLRQSHQEILKEEERRYRFLAEKHCGLTQSLLFLINKTGGSLQQKADGWKEKVNETKGSRSRTPTHADQELRGSVSSLLQTVTRDEDMSWARREQLALGKVPSRAPSPLPSRSRSSSVGESLGLGGGRPMRALVSHPSSSNPKLLPFNRGETVIVLVQEPRNGWLYGRAESSLRQGWFPAAYVSPTEDFSNTLSTSSVSLRSHSMNSLLDTDAHSEQPEVKGYGDVPPPATPSRRASADVRPVSPAPDRRTEPAIETKLPPPPPQQSLNLRRSSVDVRSVSPVPDRKGDMTADVQALSPHGQPDNPLFPRGTNPFATVKLRPTTTNDRSAPRIH; encoded by the exons ATGTCGGGAGTCAGCAGTGATCAATTGCACAAATCAACTTTGAGTGTCTACTCG AGCCTGATGGAGCATTTCAACCCGGGTCTTCAGAAGCTTGTTGCTCTTGGCAACAGCTATGTTAAAGCTTTTCAAG cCTTAGCCGGTTGCAGCGAGGCCTACTTCAGCGCTCTGGCCAAGATGGGTGACCAGGCACTGCACACGCTTTCCTCTCATTCTCTTG GCGACGTCCTGGTCCAGATATCAGAAACACAGCGACGGCTCACTGCAGAGATGGAAGGGTTG TTTCAGTGGTTCCAGATAGAAGTGCTGCAAGCGATGGAGAAGAACGTCAAGCTGGACGGGGAGTACATGGAA GGCAGCCGCAGAGTGTATGAGATGGAGGTGAGAAACCAGGCTGAAGctctggaaaaacaacttaGAAGAGGAACCTTCAGAGACTCTCTG gagaACAGTGAATACATGGTTTACCTGAGGCAGAGCCACCAGGAGATCCTGAAGGAGGAGGAACGAAGGTATCGCTTTCTGGCGGAGAAGCACTGCGGCCTCACTCAGTCCCTACTGTTTCTCATAAACAAG ACCGGCGGATCCCTCCAGCAGAAGGCAGATGGATGGAAAGAGAAAGTGAACGAGACCAAGGGGTCCAGATCACGCACTCCAACTCATGCAGATCAAGAG CTGCGAGGCTCGGTCAGCTCTCTGCTGCAGACAGTCACCAGGGATGAGGATATGTCCTGGGCCAGGCGGGAGCAGTTGGCACTGGGTAAAGTGCCATCTAGAG CACCGTCTCCCCTTCCCAGTCGCTCTCGCTCCAGTTCAGTGGGGGAGTCACTGGGTTTGGGAGGAGGAAGGCCCATGAGAGCCCTGGTGTCTCACCCCTCCTCATCCAACCCGAAGCTTTTGCCTTTTAACAGAGGAGAGACTGTCATCGTGCTAGTCCAGGAGCCACGAAACGGCTGGCTGTACGGACGCGCAGAAAGCAGCCTGCG TCAGGGCTGGTTTCCTGCTGCATATGTGTCTCCAACTGAAGATTTCTCCAACACTTTATCAACCAG CAGCGTTTCTCTCAGAAGTCACAGCATGAACAGTCTTCTGGACACCGACGCTCACAGCGAACAGCCAGAGGTCAAGGGCTACGGCGACGTCCCGCCCCCGGCGACACCCAGCCGCAGGGCGTCGGCGGACGTCCGGCCGGTTTCTCCGGCGCCCGACAGGCGGACGGAACCAGCTATAGAGACAAAACTTCCACCTCCGCCTCCGCAGCAGAGTTTGAATCTCAGAAGAAGCTCTGTGGACGTGCGATCCGTCTCCCCCGTCCCAGACAGGAAGGGGGACATGACGGCTGATGTTCAG gCATTGTCTCCACACGGGCAGCCTGATAACCCTTTGTTTCCAAG GGGCACAAACCCGTTCGCCACCGTGAAGCTTCGTCCGACTACGACCAACGACAGATCCGCTCCTCGGATCCACTGA
- the LOC102234559 gene encoding brain-specific angiogenesis inhibitor 1-associated protein 2-like protein 2 isoform X1 — protein sequence MSGVSSDQLHKSTLSVYSSLMEHFNPGLQKLVALGNSYVKAFQALAGCSEAYFSALAKMGDQALHTLSSHSLGDVLVQISETQRRLTAEMEGLFQWFQIEVLQAMEKNVKLDGEYMEGSRRVYEMEVRNQAEALEKQLRRGTFRDSLENSEYMVYLRQSHQEILKEEERRYRFLAEKHCGLTQSLLFLINKTGGSLQQKADGWKEKVNETKGSRSRTPTHADQEVQLRGSVSSLLQTVTRDEDMSWARREQLALGKVPSRAPSPLPSRSRSSSVGESLGLGGGRPMRALVSHPSSSNPKLLPFNRGETVIVLVQEPRNGWLYGRAESSLRQGWFPAAYVSPTEDFSNTLSTSSVSLRSHSMNSLLDTDAHSEQPEVKGYGDVPPPATPSRRASADVRPVSPAPDRRTEPAIETKLPPPPPQQSLNLRRSSVDVRSVSPVPDRKGDMTADVQALSPHGQPDNPLFPRGTNPFATVKLRPTTTNDRSAPRIH from the exons ATGTCGGGAGTCAGCAGTGATCAATTGCACAAATCAACTTTGAGTGTCTACTCG AGCCTGATGGAGCATTTCAACCCGGGTCTTCAGAAGCTTGTTGCTCTTGGCAACAGCTATGTTAAAGCTTTTCAAG cCTTAGCCGGTTGCAGCGAGGCCTACTTCAGCGCTCTGGCCAAGATGGGTGACCAGGCACTGCACACGCTTTCCTCTCATTCTCTTG GCGACGTCCTGGTCCAGATATCAGAAACACAGCGACGGCTCACTGCAGAGATGGAAGGGTTG TTTCAGTGGTTCCAGATAGAAGTGCTGCAAGCGATGGAGAAGAACGTCAAGCTGGACGGGGAGTACATGGAA GGCAGCCGCAGAGTGTATGAGATGGAGGTGAGAAACCAGGCTGAAGctctggaaaaacaacttaGAAGAGGAACCTTCAGAGACTCTCTG gagaACAGTGAATACATGGTTTACCTGAGGCAGAGCCACCAGGAGATCCTGAAGGAGGAGGAACGAAGGTATCGCTTTCTGGCGGAGAAGCACTGCGGCCTCACTCAGTCCCTACTGTTTCTCATAAACAAG ACCGGCGGATCCCTCCAGCAGAAGGCAGATGGATGGAAAGAGAAAGTGAACGAGACCAAGGGGTCCAGATCACGCACTCCAACTCATGCAGATCAAGAGGTGCAG CTGCGAGGCTCGGTCAGCTCTCTGCTGCAGACAGTCACCAGGGATGAGGATATGTCCTGGGCCAGGCGGGAGCAGTTGGCACTGGGTAAAGTGCCATCTAGAG CACCGTCTCCCCTTCCCAGTCGCTCTCGCTCCAGTTCAGTGGGGGAGTCACTGGGTTTGGGAGGAGGAAGGCCCATGAGAGCCCTGGTGTCTCACCCCTCCTCATCCAACCCGAAGCTTTTGCCTTTTAACAGAGGAGAGACTGTCATCGTGCTAGTCCAGGAGCCACGAAACGGCTGGCTGTACGGACGCGCAGAAAGCAGCCTGCG TCAGGGCTGGTTTCCTGCTGCATATGTGTCTCCAACTGAAGATTTCTCCAACACTTTATCAACCAG CAGCGTTTCTCTCAGAAGTCACAGCATGAACAGTCTTCTGGACACCGACGCTCACAGCGAACAGCCAGAGGTCAAGGGCTACGGCGACGTCCCGCCCCCGGCGACACCCAGCCGCAGGGCGTCGGCGGACGTCCGGCCGGTTTCTCCGGCGCCCGACAGGCGGACGGAACCAGCTATAGAGACAAAACTTCCACCTCCGCCTCCGCAGCAGAGTTTGAATCTCAGAAGAAGCTCTGTGGACGTGCGATCCGTCTCCCCCGTCCCAGACAGGAAGGGGGACATGACGGCTGATGTTCAG gCATTGTCTCCACACGGGCAGCCTGATAACCCTTTGTTTCCAAG GGGCACAAACCCGTTCGCCACCGTGAAGCTTCGTCCGACTACGACCAACGACAGATCCGCTCCTCGGATCCACTGA
- the LOC102234559 gene encoding brain-specific angiogenesis inhibitor 1-associated protein 2-like protein 2 isoform X2 has protein sequence MSGVSSDQLHKSTLSVYSSLMEHFNPGLQKLVALGNSYVKAFQALAGCSEAYFSALAKMGDQALHTLSSHSLGDVLVQISETQRRLTAEMEGLFQWFQIEVLQAMEKNVKLDGEYMEGSRRVYEMEVRNQAEALEKQLRRGTFRDSLENSEYMVYLRQSHQEILKEEERRYRFLAEKHCGLTQSLLFLINKTGGSLQQKADGWKEKVNETKGSRSRTPTHADQEVQLRGSVSSLLQTVTRDEDMSWARREQLALGKVPSRAPSPLPSRSRSSSVGESLGLGGGRPMRALVSHPSSSNPKLLPFNRGETVIVLVQEPRNGWLYGRAESSLRQGWFPAAYVSPTEDFSNTLSTSVSLRSHSMNSLLDTDAHSEQPEVKGYGDVPPPATPSRRASADVRPVSPAPDRRTEPAIETKLPPPPPQQSLNLRRSSVDVRSVSPVPDRKGDMTADVQALSPHGQPDNPLFPRGTNPFATVKLRPTTTNDRSAPRIH, from the exons ATGTCGGGAGTCAGCAGTGATCAATTGCACAAATCAACTTTGAGTGTCTACTCG AGCCTGATGGAGCATTTCAACCCGGGTCTTCAGAAGCTTGTTGCTCTTGGCAACAGCTATGTTAAAGCTTTTCAAG cCTTAGCCGGTTGCAGCGAGGCCTACTTCAGCGCTCTGGCCAAGATGGGTGACCAGGCACTGCACACGCTTTCCTCTCATTCTCTTG GCGACGTCCTGGTCCAGATATCAGAAACACAGCGACGGCTCACTGCAGAGATGGAAGGGTTG TTTCAGTGGTTCCAGATAGAAGTGCTGCAAGCGATGGAGAAGAACGTCAAGCTGGACGGGGAGTACATGGAA GGCAGCCGCAGAGTGTATGAGATGGAGGTGAGAAACCAGGCTGAAGctctggaaaaacaacttaGAAGAGGAACCTTCAGAGACTCTCTG gagaACAGTGAATACATGGTTTACCTGAGGCAGAGCCACCAGGAGATCCTGAAGGAGGAGGAACGAAGGTATCGCTTTCTGGCGGAGAAGCACTGCGGCCTCACTCAGTCCCTACTGTTTCTCATAAACAAG ACCGGCGGATCCCTCCAGCAGAAGGCAGATGGATGGAAAGAGAAAGTGAACGAGACCAAGGGGTCCAGATCACGCACTCCAACTCATGCAGATCAAGAGGTGCAG CTGCGAGGCTCGGTCAGCTCTCTGCTGCAGACAGTCACCAGGGATGAGGATATGTCCTGGGCCAGGCGGGAGCAGTTGGCACTGGGTAAAGTGCCATCTAGAG CACCGTCTCCCCTTCCCAGTCGCTCTCGCTCCAGTTCAGTGGGGGAGTCACTGGGTTTGGGAGGAGGAAGGCCCATGAGAGCCCTGGTGTCTCACCCCTCCTCATCCAACCCGAAGCTTTTGCCTTTTAACAGAGGAGAGACTGTCATCGTGCTAGTCCAGGAGCCACGAAACGGCTGGCTGTACGGACGCGCAGAAAGCAGCCTGCG TCAGGGCTGGTTTCCTGCTGCATATGTGTCTCCAACTGAAGATTTCTCCAACACTTTATCAACCAG CGTTTCTCTCAGAAGTCACAGCATGAACAGTCTTCTGGACACCGACGCTCACAGCGAACAGCCAGAGGTCAAGGGCTACGGCGACGTCCCGCCCCCGGCGACACCCAGCCGCAGGGCGTCGGCGGACGTCCGGCCGGTTTCTCCGGCGCCCGACAGGCGGACGGAACCAGCTATAGAGACAAAACTTCCACCTCCGCCTCCGCAGCAGAGTTTGAATCTCAGAAGAAGCTCTGTGGACGTGCGATCCGTCTCCCCCGTCCCAGACAGGAAGGGGGACATGACGGCTGATGTTCAG gCATTGTCTCCACACGGGCAGCCTGATAACCCTTTGTTTCCAAG GGGCACAAACCCGTTCGCCACCGTGAAGCTTCGTCCGACTACGACCAACGACAGATCCGCTCCTCGGATCCACTGA
- the LOC102234818 gene encoding parvalbumin-7 isoform X2, which translates to MVMTDLLKPEEIKKALDAFSAETFDPRKFFEMVGMKAMTAENVKKVFQVLDVDGSGFIEEEELKFVLKGFSKDGRDLTDDETKAFITAADKDGDGKIGIDEFEALVHE; encoded by the exons ATGGTAATGACAGATCTTTTAAAACCTGAGGAAATCAAGAAAGCTCTTGATGCCTTTTCAG CGGAAACCTTCGACCCAAGGAAGTTCTTTGAGATGGTGGGAATGAAGGCCATGACAGCTGAAAACGTCAAGAAGGTCTTCCAGGTTCTGGATGTGGACGGTAGTGGATTCatagaggaagaggagctcaA GTTTGTGCTGAAGGGATTTTCAAAGGACGGCAGGGACCTGACGGATGATGAGACAAAAGCATTCATCACAGCCGCAGACAAAGATGGAGATGGAAAAATTGGCATTGATG AGTTTGAGGCCTTGGTGCATGAGTAA
- the LOC102234818 gene encoding parvalbumin-7 isoform X1: MTAGRMVMTDLLKPEEIKKALDAFSAETFDPRKFFEMVGMKAMTAENVKKVFQVLDVDGSGFIEEEELKFVLKGFSKDGRDLTDDETKAFITAADKDGDGKIGIDEFEALVHE; the protein is encoded by the exons CCGGCAGAATGGTAATGACAGATCTTTTAAAACCTGAGGAAATCAAGAAAGCTCTTGATGCCTTTTCAG CGGAAACCTTCGACCCAAGGAAGTTCTTTGAGATGGTGGGAATGAAGGCCATGACAGCTGAAAACGTCAAGAAGGTCTTCCAGGTTCTGGATGTGGACGGTAGTGGATTCatagaggaagaggagctcaA GTTTGTGCTGAAGGGATTTTCAAAGGACGGCAGGGACCTGACGGATGATGAGACAAAAGCATTCATCACAGCCGCAGACAAAGATGGAGATGGAAAAATTGGCATTGATG AGTTTGAGGCCTTGGTGCATGAGTAA